Part of the Vigna unguiculata cultivar IT97K-499-35 chromosome 3, ASM411807v1, whole genome shotgun sequence genome, ttactgcgtccGTACCCACTTTCACCCATTCTCACAATATATTAAATAAGGGCATAAACGTAAATTTTGGGGGTACAGGAGATttcttggaggtgcaggaagaaggcGCCAAATTGAGGCCCCAAACAATGGAACTACTTGGGCCTTAATCAGCGGGTGTgtgtgaaataaaattattaagtccatttagtttgttattatttttcagaagttatttttaaaatatatcaaaatttagaaaaataaaaatagtaattgtttttaagaaaagaaaatcctACTACTTCCTAGTTTTCTCTGTTAgctaaaaacttatttaactttataaacaatttattgAGTTTACAATATTTCTAACATTCTTCTAATAAAACCTTAGTTCTaagtttataactttttatatttgcttatttataattttttttaaattaagcaGGTTTTATTATTGCGTAATACATATAAATCAACACCAAAGTATCAGCTTTACTTAGTGatacaattttcttaaaacttagttaaaaacattttaagacATTGCGtaagaatattaatataaaaatacaacattgtaacatcccattttagcagcttaaaactaataaaataggataTTCTATCTTAGtgtttaaaacatataaataaatgtataaagtatattaataagtcttacaaatgatcagactatataaatatatcaactATACATACCAAACATTTCTACTCTAAACAAGGGCTAACTACTTACAACAACTTCCCATTGAGAGGTGTCTCTGAAACTGCATCCACCACTGCTCCCACCTAATAggtaggggtggcaatgcgggccggccCACCCAATttaggcccgccccgcataaggcccgcacaCCGCGGGTCGGTCCGCCCCGCCCCGCACATTTTATGCGGGCCGCAAActctggcccgccccgcatataTGTTGGCCCGCCggccctttttttttttaatttttatttttttttatgataaaactttcaatgtttaaaaattgggaaactttaagaagttcacaaaattaagtaaagactttggagaattagatgataaattgataattcaacattttcatcatattcatactatgacatacacaatgtattctttaaattttagcacattaaaagttacataatacttgtcttttccagttatacaagaatttgagatgttaatgcaagagtccataaaagaagtaattaatatacaaaagtgcaagttttttttttttaaattttatgcgggcttgcgggccgCAGGCCTATGCGGGCCGAGCCCACGCGGGCTTGCGGGCTCACTATCTTGGCTCGCCCCGTGTTTTTTCTGCGGGCCTGCGGGCCATgccctaattgccatccctactaataggtgatcatcgtaaaaggaaaacatacaacacaagataAAAACACAGAAGAAAGGTAAGCTAATGACTTTCAAAGAATTTTCTTAAAccatataatattgatatatctaACAACTACAAACAAACATATATTCACACACATATATTTCTAAACTACGTCTCAACTAATCCGGATACATGCATTGAGGTCGGATCCAGTCAGTTATGCACTTGTAGTGGCATCTCATGCTCTGCAGAGCGACAAATTAAGAGTCAAAACTCTACCACATACAAGGTCAGCCTGTTAGCACCTATGGTCAAGGAAAAACCCTAGGCTAGGACCTCTtgctcctctcaccacataccccattcctctctacttgagaatttgaatggttattagagcgtcaggataacTGCTAAGACAATCCCCAcctcaatgcatacactaccacAATCACTGCTAATCCTCCTTGGGTTAGCATTAACCAATCTCAACTTAGTATCATATAAACAATCTCATATCGTATACTcatcattcataataattacaaagCTTCTATGATAACTAAAATACCACCCAATTTAACTCAAAAATACAAGTTTAAGGTTCTGACTCACTCGCCCAGCTAGTAACACTTGTCCAACCACTGGCTCACGCTCGCCCAGCTAGTACCACTCCCCCAACCATTGGTCCAGGTCTGAAAGTTTCTGACTTGGAAATTCGCCCAACAAGTAGCACTAGCCCAGCCACTGACCCATGCTAGCCCAACGAGTAGCACTCGCCCATCGAGTGTGCGAATCTGCATAATTTTGTAGATCAGTGttctgcataattctgcagATCAATTCATTTGCCCAGCGAGTAAGCAAATCTACATAATTctacataaactaatttaagcAGAATTATACCTATTAAACCAATCCATACAACTCCAAAACCTCCACCAAAGACCATTTGAGTATCGAACATTaattctatcaaaatattcacacCAATTGCATCCAATTGCACCCATATCATACAATTATTCTCAAACAACAGATAAAACCTAAGTATTTATCGTTTTCAAACATCACAACTCAATTCACATATCAAATACATAAGTCAAttacataataattatataataacattCCTAACAAGTTTGTGAGACATAAAAGacattagcttcccttacccaGGATCCTGCTTAAACAATTCTATAAACGTCAAACGtttctaactccacaggatgctctatctacatatagaaacatcacaagaacgaatAGGACATACTATTATGATCACTGATTAGCAAAGACtcatattgataaataaaacgGCACATGCAAATGGTAGAGTGATTACATGcaacaaaaaacagaaaaagaccaTAAAGACAACGAAAACTTAACTCACacgaacggagaaactgatatgtccaaattgaagagctcactgagaggatcaatcctactgtctcggttcttcaatcagacgaccgaAAAAATAGAACTTTTATAGAGAAGTCAAAGAGCTCTaaaaaagtggtttctagaaaaatgatgtgttttaaaataatgaaactcgtttataacaattctatttatactaaaacctttctAATATTACAATAAtcgagttttattatttttaaaccaccaTCACTTCTAAAATACTTTGAGATTTTACAATAacgatattaaaaataataataaagaatataatcgaaataatttgaatgttaaaatatttttaaactaattaaacataatataatacctcgaaatacaattttatcaatttcaaaagatcaaatatgatataaaatgacatttaaaTATGTCCAGTTTTacaattttacttttacatGCAATAAGTTAATTTCAGTCTTCAACTTTGAACTAACTTTCTAACTGTTTTTATTGACACGTATATAACGCATGCAAAATTTAAGCTTTTATGAAGAAactattgttttctttttgtcacaGATTAGACGAGCAAAATTGATTTTCAGCAATAGTTAAtagtttttcttccatttttaacCCAACCGCCACCGTTTAGATAATCGGTTCTATCTATCCCATTTTTGAGTGTACCTGAATCGGTGTGGAAAGTACTAACATTTCCAAAACTTTGGACACTTGTAAAGGCTAAGCCCATCAACATTGCCAGACGTACTTCTGCATGCCCTTCATCTTGCTTCAAGCCCCACGTGGCACCAAAAGTTTTTGCaatataaagttaataattCAAAGTGCCATGctatttttctcaaaataattTTCTACGATGTTAATACAAAACTCTAATTTCAACATAAACATACACACCATGTTTGGTTTTAGGAATTTGTCGATTtcaacaaagaaattaattttaatcaaacaatattatatcatatattttttgtcctCAAATTGTTGGAAGCTTATAAATGTGAGTTAGTAGTGAAACAAGAGTGAGAAATCGATAAGATGGAGGAAAAGGCAAAAGGGGAGGAGAAGAAGGTCGGTGTGATTGAGACATGGTTGAGGAAGCACCGTCTTCTCTTCAACGGAGCCACAAGGCACCCTCTTATTCTTAGCATTCGCGATGGTTCCATCAACATAGCTTCCTTCAAATCATGGCTGGTTAGTAATACTTcaccctttttttttccttgctttgtttttcttttgggAGTTACAAATGTAATTTCTTTTGGCAGATTACTGGTTTCTGATTTATATAGTTCAGGTTCCTGACATTATATTATTTACTACAATTTTGAGTAGCCCTGTCAAAAATTGTTTCGCAATTTGTGCAATGTCAGCACAATTTTGTGTTTTATCAATGAACTCGGTTTCAGAATACctaattttgaatgaattttagtTGATAACAAAATTTGTGTCGGAAGAAGTTTGTTGTTTATAGTTGTTGTATGCAGGCACAAGATTACTTGTTCGTTCGGGCTTTTGTCCCATTTGTGGCCAGTGTGTTGATAAAAGCTTGGAAGGAATCAGATGAGAGTGGTGACATGGAAGTAATATTGGGGGGCGTGGCTTCCCTGGAGGATGAGATATCATGGTTTAAGAGAGAAGCTAGCAAGTGGGGTATTTCACTCTCTGAAGTTGTTCCTCAGCAGGCAAACAAAAAATACTGTGGGTAGGTTTGGTAATCTTTTGTCATCATATTCAACTCATGTTCTGATCAATCTATTGTAGGCAACAAAATTTTGTCACAATTTCTGTGGGAGATTTGAGAAAtgattgaattttaaaatggtCAATTATGccaatgtttaaatttaatgcACTGTAGGCTAGATTTTACGGTTTAGATCCTTTCCTAGGTGTTTCCTAGGTGTACTCTAATGTAATGAAACAAAAACCTCTCCTAGACATGGATACATAGAATCTTAGACAAAACAGACATGGATACATGGAATCTTAGACAAATGTTTTGGTACTCTGGTCTCTTAGGTTGTTTGTATTGTAACGTATGAAACACTGTGACAGGTTGCTGGAAAGTCTAATGAGTCCGGACGTGGAATATAGTGTGGCTATCACAGCATTTTGGGCTATTGAAGCAGTGTATCAGGAGAGCTTTGCTCACTGCATTGGAGAAGGTTCCAAA contains:
- the LOC114175843 gene encoding probable bifunctional TENA-E protein — encoded protein: MEEKAKGEEKKVGVIETWLRKHRLLFNGATRHPLILSIRDGSINIASFKSWLAQDYLFVRAFVPFVASVLIKAWKESDESGDMEVILGGVASLEDEISWFKREASKWGISLSEVVPQQANKKYCGLLESLMSPDVEYSVAITAFWAIEAVYQESFAHCIGEGSKTPEELKGTCERWGNEAFAKYCLSLQNIAERRLQKASDEELKKAEAMFLNVLEYEVDFWNMSRGNV